Proteins from a single region of Amycolatopsis sp. CA-230715:
- a CDS encoding isoprenyl transferase, whose amino-acid sequence MSVRSFLSDVVYSIYSRRLIQQAKGKHPRHVAVILDGNRRWAREAGFTDVADGHLIGAKKIADFLSWCREADVEVVTLWLLSTDNLGRASEEVTALLKIIPDVVDELSGPDTPWRLRIVGALDLLPSEPAKRLAEAAARTDGRTGMEVNIAVGYGGRQEIADAVKKLLRQHADEGTSILELAKILDVDHISEHMYTSGQPDPDLIIRTSGEQRLSGFLLWQSAHSEFWFNEAYWPAFRRVDFLRALRDYATRHRRLGR is encoded by the coding sequence GTGAGCGTTCGGTCCTTTCTCTCAGACGTCGTCTACAGCATCTACAGCCGCAGGCTGATCCAGCAGGCCAAGGGCAAGCACCCTCGGCACGTCGCGGTCATCCTGGACGGGAACCGCAGGTGGGCGCGGGAAGCCGGGTTCACCGACGTCGCCGACGGGCACCTGATCGGCGCGAAGAAGATCGCGGACTTCCTCAGCTGGTGCCGCGAGGCCGACGTCGAAGTCGTCACACTGTGGCTGCTGTCCACGGACAATCTCGGCCGGGCGTCCGAAGAGGTCACCGCGCTGCTGAAGATCATTCCGGACGTGGTGGACGAACTGTCCGGACCGGACACCCCGTGGCGGCTGCGCATCGTCGGCGCGCTGGACCTGCTGCCGTCGGAACCGGCGAAGCGGCTCGCCGAGGCGGCGGCCAGGACGGACGGGCGCACCGGGATGGAGGTCAACATCGCGGTCGGCTACGGCGGGCGGCAGGAGATCGCGGACGCGGTCAAGAAGCTCCTCCGGCAGCACGCCGACGAGGGCACTTCGATCCTGGAGCTGGCGAAGATCCTGGACGTCGACCATATTTCCGAACACATGTACACCTCGGGCCAGCCGGACCCGGATTTGATTATCCGGACCTCGGGTGAACAGCGGTTGTCCGGTTTCCTGCTGTGGCAGTCGGCGCATTCGGAGTTCTGGTTCAACGAGGCTTATTGGCCCGCATTCCGCAGGGTGGACTTTCTCCGCGCCCTTCGCGACTATGCGACAAGGCATCGCCGTCTCGGCCGTTGA
- a CDS encoding PhoH family protein produces MLDTSVLLSDPWAVTRFAEHAVVLPLVVISELEGKRNHPELGWFAREALRLLDDLRRTHGRLDAPVPIGEDGGTLHVELNHSDPTVLPAGFRTDANDHRILACALNLATELESVTLVTKDIPLRVKAGAVGLDADEYRAQDVTPSGWTGMADVDVPREAIDAMFHDGKIEPVDFALDGVDELPCHTGLRLLSDSSSALGRVTADKKVRLVRGDREAFGLHGRSAEQRIALDLLLDPEVGIVSLGGRAGTGKSALALCAGLESVMERREHRKVVVFRPVYAVGGQDLGYLPGSESEKMQPWAQAVFDTLGALVSENVLDEVFDRGMLEVLPLTHIRGRSLHDAFVIVDEAQSLERNVLLTVLSRLGTASRVVLTHDVAQRDNLRVGRHDGVSAVIEKLKGHPLFAHVTLTRSERSPIAALVTEMLEDH; encoded by the coding sequence GTGCTCGACACGTCGGTCCTGCTGTCCGACCCGTGGGCGGTGACCAGGTTCGCCGAACACGCCGTGGTGCTCCCGCTGGTGGTGATCAGCGAGCTGGAGGGCAAGCGGAACCACCCCGAACTGGGCTGGTTCGCCCGCGAAGCGCTCCGGTTGCTCGACGATCTCCGCCGCACCCACGGAAGACTCGACGCACCGGTGCCGATCGGCGAGGACGGCGGCACCCTCCACGTCGAGCTGAACCACTCCGACCCCACGGTGCTGCCAGCCGGGTTCCGCACCGACGCCAACGACCACCGGATCCTGGCCTGCGCGCTGAACCTGGCGACCGAGCTGGAGTCCGTCACGCTGGTCACCAAGGACATCCCGCTCAGGGTCAAGGCGGGCGCGGTCGGCTTGGACGCGGACGAGTACCGGGCACAGGACGTCACGCCGTCGGGGTGGACCGGGATGGCCGACGTGGACGTGCCGCGCGAGGCGATCGACGCGATGTTCCACGACGGGAAGATCGAACCGGTGGACTTCGCGCTCGACGGCGTCGACGAGCTGCCGTGCCACACCGGGTTGCGGCTGCTCAGCGACAGCTCCAGCGCGCTCGGCAGGGTCACCGCCGACAAGAAGGTGCGGCTGGTGCGCGGCGACCGGGAGGCGTTCGGCCTGCACGGGCGGTCCGCGGAGCAGCGCATCGCGCTCGACCTGCTGCTCGACCCCGAGGTCGGCATCGTCTCGCTCGGCGGGCGCGCGGGCACCGGCAAGTCGGCGCTCGCGCTGTGCGCCGGGCTCGAATCCGTGATGGAGCGCCGCGAGCACCGCAAGGTGGTCGTGTTCCGGCCGGTCTACGCGGTCGGCGGGCAGGATCTCGGCTACCTGCCCGGCTCGGAGTCGGAGAAGATGCAGCCGTGGGCGCAGGCGGTGTTCGACACCCTCGGCGCGCTGGTCAGCGAAAACGTCCTCGATGAGGTTTTCGACCGCGGCATGCTCGAAGTGCTGCCGCTGACGCACATCCGCGGCCGTTCGCTGCACGACGCGTTCGTGATCGTGGACGAGGCGCAGTCGCTGGAGCGCAACGTGCTGCTGACCGTGCTTTCGCGGCTCGGCACGGCTTCGCGGGTGGTCCTGACGCACGACGTCGCGCAGCGCGACAACCTGCGCGTCGGACGGCACGACGGGGTGTCCGCGGTGATCGAGAAGCTGAAGGGGCACCCGCTGTTCGCGCACGTGACCCTGACGCGCTCGGAGCGGTCCCCGATCGCCGCGCTGGTCACCGAGATGCTCGAAGACCACTGA
- a CDS encoding GuaB1 family IMP dehydrogenase-related protein produces MRFLDGHRPANDLTYDDVFLLPNRSDVESRFDVDLSTVDGTGMTIPIVVANMTAVAGRRMAETVARRGGLVVLPQDVDPVAVAGITEWVKGRHPVWDTPLVLTGGDAVADALNLVGKRAHGAVVVVDGDGRPAGIVDEAACVGVDRFARLADIAEPVLVTCSLETPAREVFDMLHARGAKLAVGVDGDGRLAGVLTAIGALRADIYTPALDDQGTLRVAAAVGVNGDVAAKAEAVLEAGVDVLVVDTAHGHQDKMFAALKAVRSVSPSVPVVAGNVVTAEGTRDLIDAGADVVKVGVGPGAMCTTRMMTGVGRPQFSAVADCAAAARALGKHVWADGGIRHPRDVALALAAGASAAMVGSWFAGTHESPGDLRYDEHGHPYKESFGMASKRAVGARTRSDDAFDRARKALFEEGISSSKMHLDPARPGVEDLLDSIGSGVRSSFTYAGARNIEEFHERAVLGVQSAAGFAEGRPLPSGW; encoded by the coding sequence GTGCGCTTTCTGGATGGCCACCGGCCCGCCAACGACCTGACCTACGACGACGTGTTCCTGCTGCCGAACCGGTCGGACGTGGAGTCCCGCTTCGACGTCGACCTGTCCACTGTGGACGGCACGGGCATGACGATCCCGATCGTGGTGGCCAACATGACCGCGGTCGCCGGTCGCCGCATGGCCGAAACCGTCGCCAGGCGCGGCGGCCTCGTGGTGCTGCCGCAGGACGTCGACCCGGTCGCGGTCGCCGGGATCACCGAGTGGGTCAAGGGCAGGCACCCGGTGTGGGACACCCCGCTCGTGCTCACCGGCGGTGACGCGGTCGCCGACGCGCTCAACCTCGTCGGCAAGCGCGCCCACGGCGCCGTGGTCGTGGTGGACGGCGACGGCCGCCCCGCCGGGATCGTCGACGAAGCCGCCTGCGTCGGCGTGGACCGGTTCGCCCGCCTCGCCGACATCGCCGAGCCGGTGCTGGTCACCTGCTCGCTCGAAACGCCCGCGCGCGAGGTCTTCGACATGCTGCACGCGCGCGGCGCGAAGCTGGCCGTCGGCGTGGACGGCGACGGCAGGCTCGCCGGGGTGCTGACCGCGATCGGCGCGCTGCGCGCCGACATCTACACGCCCGCGCTCGACGACCAGGGCACCCTGCGCGTCGCGGCGGCCGTCGGCGTGAACGGCGACGTGGCCGCGAAGGCGGAGGCCGTGCTCGAGGCCGGGGTGGACGTGCTCGTGGTGGACACCGCGCACGGCCACCAGGACAAGATGTTCGCCGCGCTCAAGGCGGTACGGTCGGTGTCGCCGTCGGTGCCGGTGGTCGCGGGCAACGTGGTCACCGCCGAGGGCACGCGCGACCTGATCGACGCGGGCGCCGACGTGGTGAAGGTCGGCGTCGGGCCGGGCGCGATGTGCACCACGCGGATGATGACCGGCGTCGGCAGGCCGCAGTTCTCCGCCGTCGCCGACTGCGCGGCCGCGGCGCGCGCGCTGGGCAAGCACGTGTGGGCCGACGGCGGGATCCGGCACCCGCGCGACGTCGCGCTCGCGCTGGCCGCTGGCGCTTCGGCGGCGATGGTCGGCTCGTGGTTCGCGGGCACCCACGAATCCCCCGGCGACCTGCGCTACGACGAGCACGGCCACCCGTACAAGGAATCCTTCGGCATGGCGTCGAAGCGCGCCGTCGGCGCCCGCACGCGCAGCGACGACGCGTTCGACCGCGCGCGCAAGGCGTTGTTCGAGGAAGGCATCTCGTCGTCGAAGATGCACCTCGATCCCGCGCGGCCCGGCGTCGAGGACCTGCTGGACTCGATCGGCTCCGGTGTCCGGTCCTCGTTCACCTACGCGGGCGCGCGCAACATCGAGGAGTTCCACGAGCGCGCGGTGCTCGGCGTGCAGTCGGCCGCCGGGTTCGCCGAAGGCCGCCCGCTGCCTTCAGGCTGGTGA
- a CDS encoding DUF309 domain-containing protein: MGDRDRDESGKARNARPRDGLGRPLPYGAEGVERQPEGVVRSPEETVTEAQRLLDEGKPFHAHEVFEDAWKSGPDSERELWRGLAQLAVGLTHAARGNLTGAGSLLRRGAANIAPFEPEHPHGLAIGGLVTWANALADDPSFQAPRLRDPGRT, encoded by the coding sequence GTGGGTGACCGGGACCGGGACGAAAGCGGCAAGGCGCGCAACGCGAGGCCGCGCGACGGTCTCGGGAGGCCGTTGCCGTACGGCGCCGAGGGGGTCGAACGCCAGCCGGAGGGCGTCGTGCGCAGTCCGGAAGAGACGGTCACCGAGGCGCAGCGGCTTCTCGACGAGGGAAAGCCGTTCCACGCGCACGAAGTCTTCGAGGACGCGTGGAAGTCCGGCCCGGACAGCGAGCGGGAGCTGTGGCGCGGGCTCGCGCAGCTCGCCGTCGGCCTGACGCACGCGGCGCGCGGCAACCTCACCGGCGCGGGCTCGCTGCTGCGGCGCGGCGCGGCGAACATCGCGCCGTTCGAGCCGGAGCACCCGCACGGCTTGGCCATCGGCGGGCTCGTCACCTGGGCGAACGCGCTCGCGGACGACCCGTCGTTCCAGGCGCCGCGGCTGCGTGATCCCGGTCGCACGTGA